Genomic DNA from Novipirellula caenicola:
CGATCGTGATGCACCAAGATCACGGCAACAGCCCTGAAACCTGCTTGTCGGCCATCGAAAACGGTTTCACCAGCGTGATGATGGATGGTTCGCTCGAAGCCGACGGCAAAACCCCGGCCGATTACGACTACAACGTTCGCGTTACCGCCGAAGTTGTCAAAGCCGCTCACGCTCGCGGCGTCAGCGTCGAAGGCGAACTCGGTTGCCTCGGTTCGCTCGAATCGGGTGGCGGCGAGCAAGAAGACGGCCACGGTGCCGAAGGCGTTTTGACTCACGACCAATTGTTGACCGATCCGGATGAAGCAGCACGCTTCGTTGCCGAAACCGGCGTTGACGCATTGGCCGTTGCGATTGGCACCAGCCACGGTGCGTACAAGTTCACCAAGAAGCCCACCGGTGAAGTTTTGGCGATGAGCCGAATCGAAGAGATTCACGCGAAATGCCCTAACACTCACTTGGTCATGCACGGCAGCAGCTCGGTACCACAAGAGCTTCAAGACATCATCAACAAGTACGGTGGTGAAATGAAGCAAACCTACGGCGTGCCTGTCGAAGAAATCCAACGCGGCATCAAGAGCGGTGTTCGCAAGATCAACGTCGACACCGATTGCCGTATGGCGATCACCGGTGCGATCCGCAAAGTCTTCGCTGAAGACAAGTCTGCGTTTGACCCACGTGCTTACTTGAAGCCAGCTCGCACCGCGATGAAGGAAGTTTGTGTCGCACGTATGGTTTCGTTCGGCCAAGCCGGCAACGCCGAGAAGCTTCGCAAATCGATGGCCGCCACTGCCTAAGTCGTGGGATAGGCTTCCAGCCTGTCATTGCATCATCCAAAGACCTTCCCCAACCTCGATTGGGGAAGGTTTGGCATGAGTCGGTTTTGTGCGTAGCGAAACTCGCAGACGGCTTGTTGATTCAATGAAGTTTCCTTCGGCAAGGGGTGCATGATGGACTTTCTAGTCCGTCAATGGCGTATTCGACGGACTAGGAAGTCCATCGTACGACTAAATCAACAAGCCGCAGAGAGTATCGCCCACGAGGGATGGCGACCGAAAGTCTCTGCGACTTTCGCTACGGAAAGAAATTAATAAACGGGATTATATTTCCCACTTCTTATGCACACCAATCTGCTCGATGCGTTTGACGAACAGGTGCAATCGCGAGCCGATTCGGTTGCCTTGATTACCTGGGAAAACGATCAAGTTTGCTCACGATCTTGGCGGGAACTTGCGTCGCTGGTCCAAACGACGGCGGCCTATCTTGATGACCTCTTCGCGTCGTCGCCATCGCTGCCAAGACGCATCGGCTACCTCAGTGGCAATACGGTTGACGACGTGCTGTTAACGCTCGCCGCGGCCCGCATCGGCGCGATCCATGTTCCGATCAGCCGTCGGACAAACCCGGCTCATCACCAAGCATGTTGGGACCGCGTCGGCGGCCACTGGATTGACGAAGAAGCCTTTGTCGCCGTTCGCTATGTTAACGTTGCAGACAACGCTTTTTTCGCAGACCGAGAAGCAATAGATCCCAAATCAGCTGCGTTGATCCTTTGGACTAGCGGCACCAGCGGGACGGCGAAAGGCGTCACGCTCTCTCACGAAACGCTCGTCAAAAACGCCTACGCCAAACTCAAGGCGGTTCCGCAATCGCCTGCGGACGTGCGGCTCACCAGTCTGCCGCTGGCGCATGCCTACGCGCGGACGTGCGACTTCGGCACTTGGTTATTAAGTGGCTGTACCCTTGTGCTGACCTATGGCTATGCGGGTTGGAAACAGATGGCGACGCATGTCCAACCGACGCTCGCC
This window encodes:
- the fba gene encoding class II fructose-bisphosphate aldolase (catalyzes the reversible aldol condensation of dihydroxyacetonephosphate and glyceraldehyde 3-phosphate in the Calvin cycle, glycolysis, and/or gluconeogenesis) codes for the protein MALVPLRVVLDHAAENDYGVAAFNVNNMEQIQAIMEAAEETDSPVIIQASRGARAYTQDNYLRHLMIAATELYPHIPIVMHQDHGNSPETCLSAIENGFTSVMMDGSLEADGKTPADYDYNVRVTAEVVKAAHARGVSVEGELGCLGSLESGGGEQEDGHGAEGVLTHDQLLTDPDEAARFVAETGVDALAVAIGTSHGAYKFTKKPTGEVLAMSRIEEIHAKCPNTHLVMHGSSSVPQELQDIINKYGGEMKQTYGVPVEEIQRGIKSGVRKINVDTDCRMAITGAIRKVFAEDKSAFDPRAYLKPARTAMKEVCVARMVSFGQAGNAEKLRKSMAATA